The following are from one region of the Littorina saxatilis isolate snail1 linkage group LG2, US_GU_Lsax_2.0, whole genome shotgun sequence genome:
- the LOC138952182 gene encoding dentin sialophosphoprotein-like, translating into MPNHWVTLFNEWLVFIFQEDDLAALRLAALATLKKKPEVVDDVQPIPQLTSSGHSLHKSNSPWAEDFSYDTVPFPESQPVPQFQPQTWDQPQVTHREYGQGSPTHYPQNNWRGRGGQGRFQRPYMRGRGGFPPNQRAPFVQNQQPFGHRGSFNRAPRPPFQPNQPFNPAQRPPFGQNPMQFAGAPPRGGGGGNLIVINTLPAEGEQPPGPFFPGQRMQLRGGPNHRGRGRGVRGGGKMGGGPDGNNPQGDSLSKPMLLRPQDKYCPTEDNTGQPAPEPAVVRRKKKDKFSRFDSSGSESDDESEEDSEEEQPAQRCQSMAADEDAADNSINNSYEEQLPKDIIEAEISISAVNTSQLDSDKETEEQELEELEEPVIENLGDEREEAEEESEAELNEESEAELNEEEEAKLLAPSPTRDSEVRSTSPHSPKTKRQSSVEKDPSPAREPSPAKDLSPTSQHSEHNEKSDGSDVESSSDNNSESGNESDTSSSGSSSGSQKGEESGSGSSSEAESEQEQAEIASVGEAQSLNQNSHSDSESETEMSIRRLPAKRKVSTSTRRSLSPKKPEVVLTPEEQARLDARRRKFETSQEVKVTGNTRTISLKGIVPKTTKKTRPTQSSTSVTSVKSGKPSVRTVQARTAEPKTSASDAHRKHARRKVSIERPPDKSSSGSEAENKSDSESEDEDEENSRAWRREANKNPTRRKTANIDQPLLGSGGGYHGNSYRGSSRNGGSSRRGYGASRDTRPEVHYSSSDDDENGRKLISVVVPRSSAGTRFASGPPRGDRDKVSTRKRTVSGGNETKSKRFPDREGSGSISVVISGDPSAPKRFRPESGSRVPIHARLGKGSKQKTDSRTRSRSSDRSNARPASRKQPRGGSDDEKGGNHNELDLRIRRIKKNNAAILKRQEEIQQDRELYG; encoded by the exons CAGGTTACTCATCGGGAG TATGGTCAGGGCTCTCCTACTCACTACCCACAGAACAACTGGAGGGGTCGAGGGGGTCAAGGGAGGTTCCAGAGACCTTACATGCGTGGTCGTGGTGGCTTCCCCCCTAACCAGAGGGCGCCGTTTGTGCAGAATCAGCAACCCTTCGGTCACCGGGGGTCGTTCAACCGGGCACCACGACCTCCTTTTCAACCCAATCAACCCTTCAATCCTGCCCAGCGACCTCCTTTTGGTCAGAATCCCATGCAATTTGCCGGAGCTCCCCCTcgtggaggtgggggtgggaaCTTGATAGTCATCAACACACTGCCAGCAGAAGGGGAACAGCCACCAGGGCCTTTTTTTCCTGGGCAACGAATGCAATTGAGAGGAGGTCCCAACCACAGGGGACGAGGAAGAGGTGTGAGGGGTGGGGGCAAGATGGGAGGAGGCCCTGATGGAAACAATCCACAAGGAGATTCTCTGTCCAAGCCTATGCTGCTGAGGCCGCAGGATAAGTACTGCCCCACGGAGGACAACACAGGCCAACCTGCCCCCGAGCCGGCTGTTGTGCGTCGCAAGAAAAAAG ATAAGTTCAGCCGGTTCGATTCCAgcggcagtgaaagtgacgacgAGTCGGAGGAGGACAGCGAAGAAGAGCAGCCAGCACAGCGTTGTCAGTCTATGGCTGCAGATGAAGACGCAGCAGACAACAGCATCAACAACTCTTACGAAGAACAGCTCCCAAAAGACATTATTGAAGCAGAGATTTCCATTTCTGCTGTGAACACGTCACAACTGGACTCGGACAAGGAGACGGAGGAGCAGGAGTTGGAAGAACTGGAGGAGCCCGTCATTGAAAACCTGGGTGATGAGAGGGAAGAAGCAGAGGAAGAGTCTGAAGCAGAACTAAACGAGGAGTCTGAAGCAGAACTGAACGAAGAAGAGGAAGCCAAGTTACTTGCCCCTTCTCCCACCAGGGACAGTGAAGTCAGGTCCACCTCCCCGCACAGTCCAAAAACCAAGAGACAGAGTTCTGTGGAAAAAGATCCGTCACCAGCAAGGGAGCCGTCCCCTGCAAAAGACTTATCACCGACTAGTCAACATTCAGAACACAACGAGAAGAGTGATGGGAGTGATGTGGAGAGCAGTTCAGACAACAACAGTGAGAGTGGCAATGAAAGTGACACTAGCAGCAGTGGTTCATCCTCGGGTTCTCAGAAGGGTGAAGAGAGTGGCTCTGGTAGCAGCAGTGAGGCCGAAAGTGAACAAGAACAAGCTGAAATTGCATCTGTGGGTGAAGCACAAAGCTTAAACCAAAACAGTCATTCTGACTCTGAGAGTGAAACTGAGATGTCTATACGGCGTTTGCCCGCCAAGCGCAAGGTTTCCACAAGTACAAGGAGATCTCTTTCTCCAAAGAAACCGGAAGTAGTGCTAACACCTGAAGAGCAGGCGAGACTGGATGCTCGCCGTCGTAAATTTGAAACTAGTCAGGAGGTCAAAGTGACAGGGAATACGAGAACGATATCTCTGAAAGGTATTGTGCCAAAGACGACCAAAAAAACAAGGCCGACTCAGAGTAGTACGTCAGTTACTAGCGTGAAGTCAGGTAAACCAAGTGTGCGGACAGTGCAAGCAAGGACAGCAGAACCCAAGACCTCCGCTTCAGATGCTCACAGAAAACATGCGCGTAGAAAAGTGAGCATCGAGCGACCTCCTGACAAATCCAGTAGTGGTTCAGAGGCAGAGAACAAGTCGGACTCGGAGAGTGAGGACGAGGACGAAGAAAACAGCCGTGCTTGGAGGCGTGAAGCTAACAAGAATCCTACCAGGAGGAAAACAGCCAATATTGACCAACCTCTTTTAGGATCTGGAGGTGGTTACCATGGAAACTCTTACAGAGGGAGCAGCAGGAACGGAGGATCTTCCCGTCGCGGTTATGGGGCCTCCAGAGACACTCGGCCGGAGGTCCACTATTCATCGTCTGATGATGACGAGAATGGTCGTAAACTTATCAGTGTGGTGGTGCCAAGGTCTTCTGCAGGTACTCGTTTCGCCTCTGGTCCGCCTAGAGGTGACAGGGACAAGGTGTCAACTCGAAAACGAACAGTCAGCGGTGGCAatgaaacaaaatcaaaacgttTTCCTGACAGAGAGGGATCAGGGTCAATCAGTGTTGTGATTTCTGGTGATCCCTCAGCACCAAAACGGTTTCGTCCGGAAAGTGGAAGTCGTGTTCCGATTCACGCACGACTTGGAAAAGGCAGCAAACAGAAGACAGATTCTAGGACTAGAAGTAGGAGTAGTGACCGGTCTAACGCTCGTCCAGCTTCCAGGAAACAGCCACGTGGAGGAAGTGATG ATGAGAAGGGAGGCAATCACAACGAGCTTGACTTGCGCATCCGCCGCATCAAGAAGAACAATGCAGCTATCCTGAAACGCCAGGAAGAAATTCAACAGGATCGGGAGCTGTACGGCTAG